The Manihot esculenta cultivar AM560-2 chromosome 11, M.esculenta_v8, whole genome shotgun sequence genome includes a region encoding these proteins:
- the LOC110625908 gene encoding 60S acidic ribosomal protein P2B has protein sequence MKVVAAYLLAVLGGNTHPTAEDLKEILGSVGADADEDRIKLLLTEVEGKDVTELIAAGREKLASVPSGGGVAVAAAAAPAAGGGAAAPAAEAKKEEKVEEKEESDEDMGFSLFD, from the exons ATGAAGGTTGTAGCAGCGTATTTGCTCGCCGTCTTGGGAGGCAACACCCACCCCACAGCTGAGGACTTGAAGGAAATCCTCGGATCTG TTGGAGCTGATGCTGATGAGGATAGGATAAAGTTGTTGCTGACTGAAGTTGAAGGAAAAGATGTTACAGAGTTGATTGCTGCTGGTAGAGAGAAATTGGCTTCAGTGCCTTCTGGTGGTGGTGTTGccgttgctgctgctgctgctcctGCTGCAGGAGGTGGTGCTGCAGCTCCTGCTGCTGAGGCCAAAAAGGAAGAGAAGGTTGAGGAGAAAGAAGAGTCTGATGAG GATATGGGTTTCAGCCTCTTTGACTAA